Genomic segment of Pseudothermotoga hypogea DSM 11164 = NBRC 106472:
AACTGCAGGATGGTGACAGATGCCCCGTCTGCGGTGGAACGTACAAAAAGAGAAGCGTTGGCAAGTTCGAATATGATTTAGAAAAATACAAACAGATACGCGAGACGATCGAAAAGTTGAAAGAGAAAAGAGCGCAGATTCTCACAGAACTTGAAAACCTTTCCGAGACTGACCGCAAGCTGAACGAAGAATTCACCGCGGTTCAACAACAGTTACGCCAAATCGAGTTGGAGGAAGGTCAGATCTCTCAAAAGCTCAACGAGCTCGGCTACACACCACAGATTAAGAAGAAACTCAGAGAGCTCAACGTTCAGCTTCAGAAACTTCTGATGAAAAAATCTGCGCTGGCCGCGGACGTTTCGAAGAAAGAAGCCACAAAGCAGCAACTTCAATTGAGGTTGAAGGAACTCGAAGAGGATTTGAAGGCTCTTGTCGAAGAGCAGAAAGAGCTGACCTCGCGAAAACAAAGCGTGGAAAATGAATTGCTCCTGTCACTCACGAAGATCGGTATGGACTTCGAAACCTTCAAACAGTACGTCGTGAAAGATTTGCCCGCAGTGAGCGCGCAGGAGAGGCTTTCCAGGATAGACGCAGAGATAGGACAGCTCGAGAGTCAGATAGAACAGTTGAAGGGGTCGGTGAAGAAAAGCAGAGAAGAATGTCAGAGAATGGAGAGGTCGCTGCGCCAGGAGCTGGAGGTTTTGAAGAACCAGAGAGATCAAAAAATCAACAGAAGAGCGATCGTGAAGCATTTCATGGAAAGAAAAGAGGAACTGTCCAAGCAGTTGGAGAAACTCCAAGAAAGGTTCGAAGAGGCGCGCAAGCTATCTTCGATACTTTCCATGGTAAGAGAGACGCTCGCAGCGAGAGAATTTCAATCTTACGTGGCAAACACGGTTCTGAGTGAGATCGTGGAACACGCGAACCATTTGCTGGACTTCCTGACCGATGGAAGGTTCTCGCTCTCGATCGACGACTCGGGTTTCGTCGTGAGAGATGGGATTGTCAAAAGGGATGCGAACGGGCTTTCCGGCGGTGAAAAGACCTTGGTTTCGATAGCCTTGGCGATGAGCATCGCAGAGCAAGCCACAGGCGAGATGGAAGCTTTCTTCATCGACGAAGGTTTTTCGAGCTTGGACAGCGACAACAAGTTGAAGGTCGCAGACGCATTGAAGAGACTCGAAAGACTCAATAAGGTTATAGGCTTTGTCACACACGAACCGGAGTTTGCGGATTACTTCGACCGTAAGTTGATCGTTGAGAAGGGTGGTAAACTGCGATGGACGTGAACGACGATGTCGAACGGCTCGTTGAGAGAATAATATCGGAAAAAGGAATCGAGGCGATACCGAGTTTGATAAACCTCCTCACGGACGAGGACGAAAAGGTTCGAGAGACGGTCTTGCAGATCATATACCGATTCGGTGACACCGCGCGTCCCATTCTACTACAGAAGTACAGAGAGCACATCAAGATGTGCCAACAGAACGATGTGGTGTTGCTCTATCTTGTGGACATACTCTCTGATCTTGGTGAAACGAGCATAAAGAAGGATCTGTACAATCTTCTGAGCAAGTACGACGACGAGTCCGCCCAGCTCGTCATATACGAAGCGATCTGCAAGCTCAAAGACGGCGAAAAGATCCTCGACGTGCTCGCATACTATCTGCTTGAGGATGAATACAGAGAAGAGCTTGCCACGCAGGTCATCATGGCACTCTCACACGTTCCAACACCACGAACAATAGAAGTGCTCGCCAGAGCTTACAGAGACGAGCGATTCACCCAGGACATAAAGAAAGACATCGTACAGGCGATCTCAATGCTGACGATGAAAGATCCAAAGCTCTGGGACCACTTCGAGAAGGTTGCGGATCAAAAGTTGATCTCCGAAGTGAAGGCATTCACAAGATAACGGGACATTCTTCAGAGAGACCTTTTCAGTGTTCGTCTGACCGGAGCCATTTTCTCAGAACTTCGATCAACTGCGCGACGGGATGATCTTTGGTCTCGTAATAACGAGGAGAAACGTAGATGATCAATTCGGCATCTTC
This window contains:
- a CDS encoding AAA family ATPase produces the protein MLDFKDGVFLILGQNGAGKSSLLEAIVFSLYGVGVRYGKRSPLDYVRSGADHCQVKFSFLRGGKKYEVVRRVRTKDRSSEAVLFVNDRILASQRSLVDEKLKEIMGASYESFTSTFFLPQGMVSSLLTATRSKINDIVFDVLFEKKKLAKVIEKVNDAFKDAQRDRDELLRRVNEMKDEIERLDSHIKETPLDLLESEIKNLDRQISSKEEELKSVERDLQMHSQIDSLEKVLRSKVDERKTLLILLEEERKISSAKSLELPYRELLHASESLKKVESNIEKLQVNRSKIQQELQRLEEEVRKASLEISQCDAVVQETQKEIERLSKIDEQCEQLVERSSNLKERRTMLEQHLQNRKQDLEKTTRRIQEKKKEHVELERELNSLTEEFERVKSSAILWMADQIAEELQDGDRCPVCGGTYKKRSVGKFEYDLEKYKQIRETIEKLKEKRAQILTELENLSETDRKLNEEFTAVQQQLRQIELEEGQISQKLNELGYTPQIKKKLRELNVQLQKLLMKKSALAADVSKKEATKQQLQLRLKELEEDLKALVEEQKELTSRKQSVENELLLSLTKIGMDFETFKQYVVKDLPAVSAQERLSRIDAEIGQLESQIEQLKGSVKKSREECQRMERSLRQELEVLKNQRDQKINRRAIVKHFMERKEELSKQLEKLQERFEEARKLSSILSMVRETLAAREFQSYVANTVLSEIVEHANHLLDFLTDGRFSLSIDDSGFVVRDGIVKRDANGLSGGEKTLVSIALAMSIAEQATGEMEAFFIDEGFSSLDSDNKLKVADALKRLERLNKVIGFVTHEPEFADYFDRKLIVEKGGKLRWT
- a CDS encoding HEAT repeat domain-containing protein; the encoded protein is MDVNDDVERLVERIISEKGIEAIPSLINLLTDEDEKVRETVLQIIYRFGDTARPILLQKYREHIKMCQQNDVVLLYLVDILSDLGETSIKKDLYNLLSKYDDESAQLVIYEAICKLKDGEKILDVLAYYLLEDEYREELATQVIMALSHVPTPRTIEVLARAYRDERFTQDIKKDIVQAISMLTMKDPKLWDHFEKVADQKLISEVKAFTR